The sequence taaagagcagcgtgtttgtgcgtcactgagatttcaagatagttcatacgataacttggttttcctaagtgcatgtaaaagtactgaatgcattgtgtgactgagcagagatggtgtgtttgtcttgcagacgtctgtgaagaacatcttcaccctgagcaacagaagtggagcttcaggatgcggacggaggagccacagccctcccacattaagaaggaagaggaatacccactgatcccccattttaaagaggaagatgaggacccactgacacccagATTTAAGAGGAAGaggtggatccactgagccctcacattaaggaggaagaggtgGATCCACTGAGCTCTCACATTAAggatgaagaggaggacccactgacccctcacattaaagaggaagaggaggaacacagcatcagtcagcagggagagcatctgaaggactggaggaggttgatgtcaccaagatgccagtgactggtgtcccctgtgaagagtgaagatgatgaggtcaaaggtgagagtgaggagaggggagggggggagcctccaagcagcagctcaactcaacacatgacaacagaagctgatggagaccactgtggaggatcacaagcagacaagctcttagctccactatcagatagtgaggacacaacgtcacactctcctgacactgatgatgaagactctaaagatgataagacatgtcacactgacaacacacactttgcatgttctcactgCGACAAAACTTTTAAGTATCCTAgtgatttgaaaagacacatgagaacacacactggagaaaaacccttttcatGCACAATCTGTGATAAAGGTTTTATACAAAGTGAttctttgaaaagacacatgagaacacacacgggagaaaacCCCTTTTCAtgctcaatctgtggtaaaggttttaaacAAAGTGgtcatttgaaaatacacataagaatgcacactggagaaaaaccttttccctgctcagaatgtggtaaaagttttgtaaaaagtctaagtttaaaagcacacatgagaacacacactggagaaaaacctttttcatgttcaatctgcggtaaagattttactcgaagggagcATTTGGAAATACAcaagagaatacacactggagaaaaccctttttcctgctcagaatgtggtaaaagttttgtaagaaatcTAACTTTAAAAgaccacatgagaacacacactggagaaaaaccttttttatgttcaatctgcggtaaagattttactcagaggccacatttgaaagtacacatgagaacacacactggagaaaaacctttttcatgttcaatctgcagtaaagagTTTTCTCGAAGGGagcatttcaaagcacacatgagaacacacactggagaacaacctttttcatgttcaatctgtggtaaagattttactcgaaggaaccatttcaaaacacacatgagaattcacactggagaacaacctttttcatgttcaatctgcagtaaagattttactcgcagggaacatttaaaaaaacacatgagtacacacactggagaaaaacctttttcctgctcagaatgtggtaaagcttTTGTACAAAGAGGcactttgaaaagacacatgagtacacacactggagaaaaacctttttcctgctcagaatgtggtgaCGCTTTTCTACGAAGAGGcactttgaaaagacacatgattacacacactggagaaaaacctttttcctgctcagaatgtggtaaggCTTTTGTACGAAGTAGCATTctgaaagcacacat comes from Nerophis ophidion isolate RoL-2023_Sa linkage group LG24, RoL_Noph_v1.0, whole genome shotgun sequence and encodes:
- the LOC133542508 gene encoding gastrula zinc finger protein XlCGF57.1-like, which produces MTTEADGDHCGGSQADKLLAPLSDSEDTTSHSPDTDDEDSKDDKTCHTDNTHFACSHCDKTFKYPSDLKRHMRTHTGEKPFSCTICDKGFIQSDSLKRHMRTHTGENPFSCSICGKGFKQSGHLKIHIRMHTGEKPFPCSECGKSFVKSLSLKAHMRTHTGEKPFSCSICGKDFTRREHLEIHKRIHTGENPFSCSECGKSFVRNLTLKDHMRTHTGEKPFLCSICGKDFTQRPHLKVHMRTHTGEKPFSCSICSKEFSRREHFKAHMRTHTGEQPFSCSICGKDFTRRNHFKTHMRIHTGEQPFSCSICSKDFTRREHLKKHMSTHTGEKPFSCSECGKAFVQRGTLKRHMSTHTGEKPFSCSECGDAFLRRGTLKRHMITHTGEKPFSCSECGKAFVRSSILKAHMRTHTGEKVLSCSVCGERFSSKSQCKKHKCAGENSSSK